A region of Polyodon spathula isolate WHYD16114869_AA unplaced genomic scaffold, ASM1765450v1 scaffolds_1433, whole genome shotgun sequence DNA encodes the following proteins:
- the med22 gene encoding mediator of RNA polymerase II transcription subunit 22 isoform X3, whose translation MSSQRVLPQSKETLLQSYNKRLKDDIRSILDNFTEIIKTAKVEDETQVSRATQAEQEHYEMHVRAANIVRAGESLMKLVSDLKQFLILNDFPSVNEAMNHRNQQLHALQEECDKKLTNLRDEIAIDLYELEEEYYSSSTV comes from the exons ATGTCATCACAGAGAGTTTTACCTCAGAGCAAAGAAACGCTGCTTCAGTCTTACAACAAGAGACTCAAGGATGATATCCGATCTATTCTCGATAATTTCACAGAGATCATAAAAACTGCAAAG GTTGAAGATGAAACCCAGGTTTCACGAGCCACACAAGCAGAACAAGAACACTATGAAATGCATGTGAGAGCAGCAAATATT gTGCGAGCCGGGGAATCCCTGATGAAGCTGGTGTCAGATCTGAAGCAGTTTCTGATCCTGAACGACTTCCCGTCTGTGAACGAGGCCATGAACCATCGGAATCAGCAGCTGCACGCCCTGCAGGAAGAGTGTGATAAGAAACTCACGAACCTGCGGGATGAGATCGCAATCGACCTGTACGAGCTAGAGGAAGAATATTACTCCTCCAG
- the med22 gene encoding mediator of RNA polymerase II transcription subunit 22 isoform X2: MSSQRVLPQSKETLLQSYNKRLKDDIRSILDNFTEIIKTAKVEDETQVSRATQAEQEHYEMHVRAANIVRAGESLMKLVSDLKQFLILNDFPSVNEAMNHRNQQLHALQEECDKKLTNLRDEIAIDLYELEEEYYSSRYK, translated from the exons ATGTCATCACAGAGAGTTTTACCTCAGAGCAAAGAAACGCTGCTTCAGTCTTACAACAAGAGACTCAAGGATGATATCCGATCTATTCTCGATAATTTCACAGAGATCATAAAAACTGCAAAG GTTGAAGATGAAACCCAGGTTTCACGAGCCACACAAGCAGAACAAGAACACTATGAAATGCATGTGAGAGCAGCAAATATT gTGCGAGCCGGGGAATCCCTGATGAAGCTGGTGTCAGATCTGAAGCAGTTTCTGATCCTGAACGACTTCCCGTCTGTGAACGAGGCCATGAACCATCGGAATCAGCAGCTGCACGCCCTGCAGGAAGAGTGTGATAAGAAACTCACGAACCTGCGGGATGAGATCGCAATCGACCTGTACGAGCTAGAGGAAGAATATTACTCCTCCAGGTACAAATAG